A single genomic interval of Helianthus annuus cultivar XRQ/B chromosome 13, HanXRQr2.0-SUNRISE, whole genome shotgun sequence harbors:
- the LOC110900734 gene encoding leucine-rich repeat extensin-like protein 1, producing MAGQTLTNNNLALGAGSGTTPLSSPAVTRSLDPEFEAEGPPPGFDNITTISSQAVVTNPFLYMPSQTPPGRTEGTGGSAFAPGTAVFSQTSRLYSTPVITSASPSILVSETNTPQYYQPLVSNPMPPLYSAALTAALSTPPHQSVIMPTGVMNAPVTPGNQMYFPGYLPSYGGTAYPLQGTAQGSSQSPYAAYMPPWWNFPTPQPMYTQAPTEPVHNRENAVRPRITPLENSGLGTGPAPGVNIPPTQTVNVEEDELTKPCKPVDATFRSKFTRRIAEAPIKEKPKMPQTVGKYDGLTDPDDHLNLFKSAGEVACWPMPL from the coding sequence ATGGCTGGTCAAACGTTGACAAATAATAACTTGGCGCTGGGGGCGGGAAGCGGAACCACTCCACTATCGTCCCCGGCCGTCACCAGGTCGTTAGATCCAGAGTTCGAGGCGGAAGGGCCGCCACCGGGTTTTGATAATATCACCACAATCTCTTCCCAGGCCGTGGTTACAAACCCTTTCCTCTATATGCCCTCACAAACACCACCTGGGAGGACGGAGGGGACAGGCGGTAGCGCCTTTGCCCCAGGGACTGCTGTTTTTTCACAGACTTCACGCCTTTACTCTACTCCCGTCATCACCTCGGCGAGTCCCAGTATCTTAGTATCTGAAACCAATACTCCCCAATACTACCAACCGTTGGTTTCTAATCCAATGCCACCGTTGTATTCAGCCGCGCTTACGGCGGCGTTATCTACCCCACCTCATCAGTCGGTCATCATGCCAACCGGGGTAATGAATGCCCCTGTTACACCAGGAAATCAAATGTATTTCCCGGGGTATTTACCCTCATACGGGGGAACAGCTTATCCGCTTCAGGGAACAGCGCAAGGAAGCTCTCAATCGCCATACGCGGCCTACATGCCGCCGTGGTGGAACTTTCCGACGCCACAACCAATGTATACCCAAGCGCCAACTGAACCTGTGCACAACAGAGAAAATGCGGTCAGACCCCGGATAACTCCTTTGGAAAACTCCGGTCTGGGAACAGGTCCCGCCCCGGGTGTGAACATCCCACCTACACAGACGGTGAATGTAGAAGAGGACGAATTAACCAAGCCGTGCAAGCCAGTAGATGCAACATTCCGATCCAAATTCACGCGTAGGATCGCTGAAGCCCCTATCAAAGAAAAACCGAAGATGCCCCAAACAGTCGGCAAGTACGATGGCCTCACTGACCCGGACGATCATCTTAATTTATTTAAGAGCGCGGGTGAAGTGGCCTGCTGGCCCATGCCCCTATAG